The region CTAAGAACACTTGAAGCTTCTTATAGCCTAACTCCTCTTTTAATATATAGAATATGAATTCACTTTCGTCATTAAAGCCATTATATTTTTCTATGATTTCCCTGAGTTCCCGCTCTTTCATCACATGTGTGTCGGAGAGTCTTAGAATGAATTCCTCTTTCAGAGATCTGATTCTATGGCGGAATCTTGACTCAAGATCTCTATACCTATCCTGGATCCTTACCAGATACATGTATTCATCATTTATTTTAGCAAGAGAGATCCTGTATATACCGAGATCATATTCTAAAAGCTCTTCATAATTCTCTTCGGGAATATCTCCGCCTGGTAAAATATACTGCTTGCTGGAATCACTCTCTCTATAGATAGAATTATCCTGAAGCTCTTTTAATCTAGGACTGCTAAAAAATCTAGAAAAAAAGTTTATTTTATTAAACAGGTTCATCTTCTTCCACCTACTCATATTATTATGCTCCTAGTGCTTCAACACTTGTCTCAGAACCTGATCTGGTGCTAGAGATTATCGATATTATAACTTTGTCAATTACATAGCTAGTGCTACTACTACTTCTCAATATTATGGTAATGCTCTGACCAGGATCTATTCTAATGGGCAGGGTGTTCTGACCTAGTATTATGAAGCTAGAACCATTGATGCCGCTTATTACATCTACTTGTGGTTCTGAATTATAGTTATTCCTATAGACTAGCGTTATCTTTGTAATGTTGGCAGGACTTGATCCATCATTTGAGATCCTTAAAGTCACCAGAGTGTATCCCACGTAGCTTGTATCGTAAGATGCTCTGATCTTCTCAATAACAGGTAGCGTTGATATCTGAGAGTTTAGCCAAGATTGTAGGAGTATTACTGCAGGAATCGCTATCGCCAGTATGAGCAGTATCACAACCAGCTCGCTTATACCTTTTCTAATCCTTATATCAGATCTTTTTCTCATGTTTATCTCCATCATATCTAACCAGCTTATAAATCTGGAGAGGGATAGGTGAAAGTATTGGTGATTTCTCGCGTTTATATGCTTCAACTTTATACTTTTACAGAGTGTAGAGATAATGAGTTACAACGTAGATGATTATAATGAGCCTCCCTATGATTTTGAGATCGAAAGAATCGTAGAAGAGATTAAGAGAGTTAAAGCTAGGAAGATTCTGATACAACTACCTGATGGACTCAAGATCTATTCTAGGTATATATATGAGGAGTTAGCTAGAAGAGTTGATGTAGAGATCAATTTCTCAGGAGATAGCGCGTGGGGATCTTGCCTCTTAAACGATGTGGAATCTGAGAGAGGAGGATATGATCTTTTAGTACACATAGGTCATATGCCATATCCTTACTATAGATCTAGATCTAAAGTGTTATTCATACCAGCATACAGTAGAATTGATATAGATGAAGATCTTCTGAAGAAAGCTTCTGAAGAGATCGAAAGACATAATGCCAGAAAAATCGCTATCTTCACCACGATTCAGCATGAGAAGCTCTTACCAAAAGTTTCTCGCTACATGTCTCAGAGATATGAGGTTATATCTCCTAATAAAGGTCCTATCGTTATGGGTTGCGAGTATTCTTCCCCTATATCAGTTAGAGATAGAGTAGATCTATATCTTATAATATCTGGTGGGGTGTTCCATGCCTTAG is a window of Sulfolobales archaeon DNA encoding:
- the dph2 gene encoding diphthamide biosynthesis enzyme Dph2, giving the protein MSYNVDDYNEPPYDFEIERIVEEIKRVKARKILIQLPDGLKIYSRYIYEELARRVDVEINFSGDSAWGSCLLNDVESERGGYDLLVHIGHMPYPYYRSRSKVLFIPAYSRIDIDEDLLKKASEEIERHNARKIAIFTTIQHEKLLPKVSRYMSQRYEVISPNKGPIVMGCEYSSPISVRDRVDLYLIISGGVFHALGLGLAVYGKPVIKIDPYERKIVDLSYEINKIYKIRIYKIHQASEARNWILIDGVRGQNRSWYRKYLENLLRERNREYIVYISEIINRDLLYNIDSRWAEAYVILACPRIPIDDLWDFPKPVLTPGEARIALNGGSKGYSFPW